The sequence below is a genomic window from Longimicrobiaceae bacterium.
CCTCGAGCCGAAGCAGCCGGCCCCCAAGTCGACGCCCGCTCCGAAGACGGAGCGGCCGGCCGAGAAGCCCAGGGCCACGCCGCCCGAGCCCGCGCCCAAGCGGACGGAGCGGGCCGCGGAGCCGCCGAAGTCCACCACGCCGACACCGACGCCCAAGCGGGCGGAGCGTCCGCAGGAGGCGGCGCAGAAGGACGCCCCGCGGAAGACGGAGGCGCCCGCCGCCCGGAACCCCGTGCCCCCCAAGGGGCGGAACCCGGACCCGGCCTCGGTGGGCGGGGAGGGGCTGGCGGTGCGGACCGAGGGCGCCGAGTTCGTGGACCCGGCGTACCTGGCGAACATCATCCGGCAGCTCAAGCGGTACTTCCGCCCGCCGCCGGGGTCGCGCACCGACGAGGCCGAGGTCCAGTTCTGGATCAACCGCGACGGATCGGTGTCCGACATCACCATCGGCAAGAGCCGGGGGAGCTTCCAGTTCCGCGCCGCCGCCATGGAGGCCGTCGAGCAGGCCGGCCTCAACAAGGCCTTCGGCCCGCTCCCCAGGGCGTACCGGGGGAACCGGCTCCCCGTCTCCTTCACCTTCGAGCCCGAAAGCTGACCTCCAGGCGATGAAACGCAGCATCCCTTTCCGTACCGCGCTCCTCGGCCTCCTCGCGCTCGCCCTGGGGCTTCCCGGGACGCTCCGCGCGCAGGACACGGTGATGGTCCAGCTCGGCCTCACCTACCGCCCGGGCTCGGAGCCGGGCTTCCTGGTCCTCCCCTTCACCGCCGCCGCGGGGATGGAGGGCGCCGCCTCGGCCGTCCGCCAGATCGTGCGGCAGGACCTGGACTTCAGCGACCGGTTCCGGGTCCAGGACGCCCCGGCCGGCACGCGCGCCGTGGCCCCCTC
It includes:
- a CDS encoding TonB family protein, which translates into the protein LEPKQPAPKSTPAPKTERPAEKPRATPPEPAPKRTERAAEPPKSTTPTPTPKRAERPQEAAQKDAPRKTEAPAARNPVPPKGRNPDPASVGGEGLAVRTEGAEFVDPAYLANIIRQLKRYFRPPPGSRTDEAEVQFWINRDGSVSDITIGKSRGSFQFRAAAMEAVEQAGLNKAFGPLPRAYRGNRLPVSFTFEPES